The Kineothrix sp. MB12-C1 genome includes a window with the following:
- the ahpC gene encoding alkyl hydroperoxide reductase subunit C has product MSLVGKEVLPFKAQAYHNGEFVEVSDANFKGQWSIVCFYPADFTFVCPTELEDLQDNYEEFKKLGAEVYSVSTDTHFTHKAWHDHSEAIGKLTYVMIGDPSHEISRNFDVLIEADGLADRGTFLIDPDGVIQSVEINAGNIGRDASILINKLKAAQYVRKNPNEVCPAKWKEGGATLKPSLDLVGKI; this is encoded by the coding sequence ATGTCATTAGTAGGAAAAGAGGTATTACCATTTAAGGCGCAGGCTTATCACAACGGGGAATTTGTAGAGGTATCGGATGCGAATTTTAAAGGACAGTGGAGTATTGTTTGCTTTTATCCCGCTGACTTTACGTTTGTGTGCCCGACAGAGTTAGAAGATTTACAAGATAATTATGAGGAGTTTAAGAAGCTTGGAGCTGAGGTTTATTCTGTTTCTACAGATACGCATTTTACTCACAAGGCATGGCATGACCACTCGGAAGCAATCGGCAAGCTGACTTATGTTATGATTGGAGATCCTTCCCATGAAATCAGCCGTAATTTCGATGTGTTAATCGAAGCTGACGGTTTGGCAGATAGAGGAACGTTCCTCATCGATCCGGATGGAGTAATTCAGTCAGTAGAGATTAATGCGGGAAATATTGGCCGTGATGCAAGCATTCTGATCAATAAGCTGAAGGCTGCCCAGTATGTAAGGAAGAATCCCAATGAAGTATGCCCGGCGAAATGGAAAGAGGGCGGAGCAACATTGAAACCAAGTCTTGATTTAGTAGGAAAGATCTAA
- the ahpF gene encoding alkyl hydroperoxide reductase subunit F, translating into MMLDDEIRGQLAEYLKLLENDVLIKVSAGSDNASGDMISLIDELADMSPRIKKEQTTLPRTPSFSINRVEADSGVSFAGIPLGHEFTSLVLALLQVGGRAPKVDEKLIDRVKKLEGEYHFETYISLSCHNCPEVVQALNVMSVLNPGISHTMVDGAIFKEEVESKDIMAVPTVYLNGEEFGGGRMTLEEILEKLGSASDTSEFEKKEPFDVLVVGSGPAGASAAIYAARKGIRTGIVAERFGGQVRETLGIENLISVEYTEGPEFGDTLERHVRKYDIDIMSSKRVKRLERKELLEVELENGAVLKSKTVILSTGARWRNVGVPGEEKFKNKGVAYCPHCDGPLFKDKRVAVIGGGNSGIEAAIDLAGIASHVTVLEFMPELKADAILQERLYSLPNVTVVKNVQTKEITGDQKVNGITYADRDTGENHHVELEGVFVQIGLVANTEWLGDTVERNRIGEIVVDNHNATSLPGVFAAGDCTDSVYKQIIIAMGSGATAALGAFDYLIRS; encoded by the coding sequence ATGATGCTAGATGACGAAATTAGAGGACAATTAGCAGAATATTTGAAGCTTTTGGAAAATGATGTGCTGATTAAAGTCAGCGCGGGGTCCGATAATGCATCGGGGGATATGATATCCTTAATCGATGAGTTGGCTGACATGTCTCCAAGAATTAAGAAGGAGCAGACAACGCTGCCAAGAACCCCGAGCTTCAGCATTAACCGGGTAGAAGCGGATAGCGGAGTTTCTTTTGCAGGAATTCCCCTGGGCCACGAGTTTACCTCGTTGGTCCTGGCCCTTTTACAGGTGGGCGGAAGAGCGCCGAAGGTGGATGAGAAGTTAATTGACCGGGTGAAGAAACTCGAAGGTGAATACCATTTTGAAACGTATATCAGCTTAAGCTGCCATAACTGTCCGGAGGTAGTACAGGCTCTGAATGTGATGAGCGTCTTAAATCCCGGAATTAGCCATACTATGGTGGATGGTGCGATATTTAAGGAAGAGGTGGAGAGCAAGGATATTATGGCTGTACCGACCGTTTACTTAAATGGGGAAGAGTTCGGTGGCGGTCGGATGACGTTGGAAGAAATTCTGGAGAAATTAGGTAGTGCGTCTGATACTTCCGAGTTCGAGAAAAAGGAACCTTTTGATGTGCTTGTAGTCGGAAGCGGTCCGGCAGGAGCCAGCGCAGCCATTTATGCGGCGCGCAAAGGTATCCGTACAGGAATTGTTGCTGAACGCTTCGGCGGGCAGGTGAGAGAGACTTTAGGAATAGAGAACTTAATCAGCGTGGAATATACGGAAGGCCCTGAGTTCGGTGACACCTTAGAACGCCATGTGAGAAAATACGATATAGATATTATGAGTTCTAAACGCGTGAAGCGTCTGGAAAGAAAAGAACTCTTGGAAGTCGAATTGGAAAACGGTGCTGTTTTAAAAAGTAAGACGGTAATTCTTTCCACAGGTGCCCGATGGAGAAATGTAGGAGTACCGGGAGAAGAGAAATTCAAGAACAAAGGAGTTGCTTATTGTCCTCATTGCGATGGTCCTCTTTTTAAAGATAAGAGGGTAGCGGTAATCGGAGGCGGTAATTCAGGTATTGAAGCAGCCATCGATTTGGCAGGTATTGCCTCTCATGTAACGGTTCTCGAATTTATGCCGGAGCTGAAAGCAGATGCTATTCTTCAGGAACGCCTTTACAGTCTGCCCAATGTAACGGTTGTGAAAAATGTTCAGACCAAGGAAATTACGGGAGATCAGAAGGTGAATGGGATTACTTACGCAGACCGCGATACAGGGGAAAACCATCACGTGGAACTGGAAGGAGTATTCGTTCAGATTGGTCTTGTGGCTAATACAGAGTGGTTAGGTGATACGGTGGAACGGAATCGAATCGGAGAGATTGTTGTGGATAATCACAATGCTACAAGCCTCCCGGGAGTGTTTGCGGCAGGAGATTGTACTGATAGTGTGTACAAACAGATTATTATTGCTATGGGTTCCGGAGCGACTGCGGCCCTGGGCGCATTTGACTATTTAATAAGAAGTTGA
- a CDS encoding alpha/beta hydrolase has protein sequence MRYGVISVVTKKHSEAKLYTYFQDNSQEMDSNRKRPVVLICPGGGYEFTSDREAEPIALQFLAMGFHACVLRYSVAPVEFPQALCELAWSVNYLREHAEEYGIQSDKVVIAGFSAGGHLAASLGTYWQEEWLERETGLAADDIRPSGLILAYPVITSGDFAHRGSFEHLMGSKNTPELNEYLSLEKRVTKDMPPVFVWHTNADDVVPVENTLLLAEAMRKQGISMEVHIFPEGAHGLALANEETMVKSDGFGIEPRCQKWITMAGEWMRG, from the coding sequence ATGAGATATGGAGTTATTTCTGTAGTGACAAAAAAGCATTCGGAGGCGAAGTTATATACCTATTTTCAAGATAATTCACAGGAAATGGACAGTAATCGTAAAAGACCGGTAGTTTTAATTTGCCCGGGAGGCGGTTATGAATTCACTTCCGACAGAGAGGCAGAACCGATTGCTTTGCAATTCCTGGCAATGGGATTCCATGCTTGCGTGCTTCGTTACAGTGTAGCGCCGGTTGAGTTCCCCCAAGCATTGTGTGAATTGGCATGGAGTGTGAATTATCTGCGGGAGCATGCGGAAGAATATGGAATTCAAAGTGATAAAGTGGTGATAGCGGGTTTTTCTGCAGGAGGGCATCTTGCTGCAAGCCTGGGGACTTATTGGCAGGAAGAGTGGCTGGAAAGGGAAACGGGATTGGCGGCGGATGATATAAGGCCTAGCGGTCTGATCTTAGCTTATCCTGTAATTACATCGGGAGATTTTGCACATCGCGGTAGCTTTGAGCATTTGATGGGGAGCAAGAATACTCCAGAGTTAAATGAATATTTGAGCCTTGAAAAACGGGTGACGAAAGATATGCCGCCGGTGTTCGTATGGCATACGAATGCCGATGATGTGGTTCCGGTGGAAAATACATTGCTTTTGGCAGAAGCAATGAGAAAACAAGGTATTTCCATGGAAGTACATATCTTTCCGGAGGGGGCACACGGATTGGCACTGGCAAATGAAGAAACCATGGTGAAAAGTGATGGCTTTGGAATAGAACCTCGTTGTCAGAAATGGATTACCATGGCAGGAGAGTGGATGAGGGGATAA
- the holA gene encoding DNA polymerase III subunit delta has protein sequence MQRINEDIKEGQFKNIYLLYGEESYLRKQYRDRLKNALMSEEDTMNYNYFEGKDISAGSVIDLAETMPFFADRRVIIIENSGLFKHGGEQIAEYLNEPAQTAYIVFVEAEVDKRSKLFKTVSSKGTAVEFPAQTEATLQKWILGMIKKEDKKISEPALRYFMEKTGTDMENIRKELEKLMCYCMEKEAVTEQDIEDICTHRVSNHIFDMVNAIADKKQREALNLYYDLLALKEPPMRILFLIARQYNMLLQVKEMKGKGYDNKKIGGKAGLLPFIAGKYVTQSAKFRLSDLRSALEACVEAEEAVKTGKINDMMSVELLIVKYSAS, from the coding sequence ATGCAGCGTATTAATGAGGATATAAAAGAGGGTCAATTTAAGAATATATATCTTTTGTATGGAGAAGAGTCGTATCTTCGCAAACAGTATCGGGACAGGCTTAAAAATGCCCTGATGAGTGAGGAAGATACGATGAATTATAATTATTTTGAAGGGAAGGATATTTCTGCGGGATCAGTAATCGATCTTGCGGAGACGATGCCCTTTTTCGCGGACAGACGCGTTATTATTATTGAAAACAGCGGACTTTTCAAGCATGGAGGCGAGCAGATCGCGGAATATTTGAATGAGCCGGCACAGACAGCTTATATCGTTTTTGTAGAGGCAGAAGTGGATAAAAGGAGTAAACTTTTCAAGACAGTTTCCTCCAAGGGAACAGCGGTGGAGTTCCCGGCACAGACAGAAGCCACACTTCAAAAATGGATTCTCGGCATGATTAAGAAGGAAGATAAGAAGATATCCGAGCCTGCACTTCGCTATTTTATGGAGAAAACAGGGACGGATATGGAGAATATCCGTAAAGAGCTGGAGAAATTAATGTGTTACTGCATGGAGAAAGAGGCAGTGACAGAACAGGATATTGAAGATATTTGTACCCATAGAGTGAGCAATCATATCTTCGATATGGTGAATGCTATTGCGGATAAGAAGCAGAGAGAAGCGCTGAATCTGTATTACGACTTGCTCGCTTTAAAGGAGCCGCCGATGCGCATTCTCTTCTTAATAGCCAGACAGTATAATATGCTCCTTCAGGTGAAAGAAATGAAGGGAAAGGGTTATGATAATAAGAAAATCGGTGGGAAGGCAGGGCTTTTGCCTTTTATTGCCGGGAAATACGTCACACAGTCCGCAAAGTTTCGTCTTTCTGATTTGCGCAGCGCCCTTGAAGCCTGTGTAGAGGCAGAAGAAGCTGTGAAGACTGGGAAGATAAACGATATGATGAGCGTGGAACTTCTTATTGTGAAGTACAGCGCTTCATAA
- a CDS encoding DUF1653 domain-containing protein: MQHIPQAHEIYKHFKGNHYQIITIAKHSETGEMLVIYQAMYGDYGVYARPMDMFLEKVDKEKYPQASQEYRFEVVSSDVKDGECFKAVDLEIVEKKVDERDVFGQEMKANDAGSSQVEANEESLNIDPMVIEFLDADNYEERLNILTGLRHRITDDMINVMAIATDVEVKPGPVEERYEELRNCLLTFERFEGKRLR; the protein is encoded by the coding sequence ATGCAGCATATACCGCAGGCACATGAAATATATAAGCACTTTAAAGGGAATCATTATCAGATCATTACCATAGCCAAGCATTCGGAGACAGGGGAAATGCTGGTTATCTATCAGGCGATGTATGGAGATTATGGGGTCTATGCGAGGCCCATGGATATGTTCTTGGAAAAGGTAGATAAGGAGAAGTATCCCCAAGCATCGCAGGAATATCGGTTCGAGGTAGTTTCTTCGGATGTGAAAGACGGAGAGTGTTTCAAGGCTGTAGATTTGGAAATTGTAGAGAAGAAAGTGGATGAGAGAGATGTTTTCGGACAGGAGATGAAAGCAAACGATGCCGGCAGCTCACAGGTTGAAGCTAATGAAGAATCGTTGAATATAGACCCTATGGTAATCGAGTTCCTCGATGCGGATAATTATGAAGAGCGATTGAATATTTTGACAGGGCTTAGGCATCGCATTACAGATGATATGATCAATGTGATGGCGATTGCTACGGATGTGGAAGTGAAGCCCGGGCCGGTGGAGGAAAGATATGAGGAGTTGAGAAATTGTCTGCTTACCTTCGAAAGATTTGAGGGAAAACGGTTAAGATAA
- the mutY gene encoding A/G-specific adenine glycosylase, which translates to MKYRNIVEGRFLSRPNRFIAYVEIEGKQERVHVKNTGRCKELLRENAVVYLEKSDKQERSTAYDLVAVKKGDRMINMDSSAPNKAVHEWLTKKKLFPKLVDIYPEKTYRKSRFDFYVETESEKIFLEVKGVTLEKDNAVYFPDAPSQRALKHVEELMEAVKEGYEAYIILVVQMKAVEFFAPNRETQPEFAEALIRAREAGVKILAYDCEVTPEGMEIVDEVPVMLSKMDAIAKPLLAWYDRGRRILPWRENPIPYYVWLSEIMLQQTRVEAVKPYFDRFIQEVPDVASLAELEEDRLVKLWEGLGYYNRVRNLKRAAQMIMEKYDGVMPTEYEELVSLPGIGSYTAGAVASIAYQKAVPAVDGNVLRILSRLRLDGEDILSQKTKSRVEKELAAVIPSDRPGDFNQALMELGAMVCIPNGTPKCEECPWESLCEAHLQERTSEFPKKKSKKERLIEEKTVLVIRDEDKAAFQRRPDKGLLAGMYGFPMLEGYRHEEEVLEALKAMGLKVLRIQPIGEAKHIFSHREWHMKGYAVRVDELESSSSAAGKAGWIFIDKKEAQENYPIPAAYAVYAKYLDIKLGV; encoded by the coding sequence ATGAAATATAGGAATATTGTGGAAGGGAGATTTTTATCCCGTCCGAACCGGTTTATCGCTTATGTGGAGATAGAGGGTAAACAAGAGCGGGTCCATGTAAAGAATACAGGACGATGTAAAGAATTGCTGCGAGAGAATGCGGTAGTTTATTTGGAGAAGAGCGATAAGCAGGAGCGTTCCACTGCGTATGATTTGGTGGCGGTGAAAAAGGGGGACCGTATGATAAATATGGACTCCTCCGCACCGAATAAAGCGGTGCACGAATGGTTGACAAAGAAGAAGCTGTTTCCGAAATTAGTAGATATATACCCGGAAAAGACTTATAGAAAATCCCGGTTTGATTTTTATGTGGAGACCGAATCGGAGAAGATTTTTCTGGAAGTGAAGGGTGTAACGCTGGAGAAGGACAATGCCGTATATTTTCCCGATGCGCCGTCACAGCGCGCATTAAAGCACGTGGAAGAGCTGATGGAAGCGGTGAAAGAAGGATATGAGGCTTACATTATATTAGTAGTGCAGATGAAGGCTGTGGAATTTTTTGCTCCGAATAGGGAGACACAGCCTGAATTTGCCGAAGCACTTATAAGGGCGAGAGAGGCGGGCGTGAAGATTCTTGCCTATGACTGTGAGGTAACGCCGGAGGGAATGGAAATTGTAGATGAAGTGCCGGTAATGCTTTCTAAGATGGATGCCATCGCGAAGCCTTTGCTCGCATGGTATGACAGAGGAAGGAGAATCCTTCCGTGGAGAGAGAATCCGATACCTTATTATGTCTGGCTTTCGGAGATTATGCTGCAGCAGACGAGGGTAGAGGCAGTGAAGCCTTATTTTGATCGATTTATTCAGGAAGTGCCGGATGTCGCGAGTTTAGCGGAACTTGAGGAAGATCGGTTGGTGAAATTATGGGAAGGACTCGGTTATTATAACCGTGTCCGTAATTTAAAGCGCGCGGCGCAGATGATTATGGAGAAATACGATGGTGTGATGCCGACGGAATATGAAGAGTTGGTATCTCTTCCCGGAATTGGCAGCTATACAGCGGGTGCGGTGGCATCGATCGCTTATCAGAAGGCAGTGCCTGCAGTAGATGGGAATGTACTTCGCATCCTTTCCAGGCTGCGATTGGACGGGGAGGATATTTTATCCCAGAAGACGAAGAGCCGGGTGGAAAAGGAACTTGCTGCGGTAATCCCCTCCGATAGACCGGGCGATTTCAATCAGGCGCTTATGGAACTTGGAGCCATGGTATGTATACCCAATGGAACGCCAAAATGTGAAGAATGTCCATGGGAGTCGCTTTGTGAGGCTCACTTGCAAGAGAGGACATCGGAATTCCCCAAGAAGAAATCGAAGAAGGAAAGACTCATTGAGGAAAAGACTGTGCTCGTTATCAGGGATGAGGATAAGGCGGCATTTCAGAGAAGGCCGGATAAAGGGCTTCTTGCAGGGATGTATGGTTTCCCGATGTTGGAAGGATATCGCCACGAGGAAGAGGTGCTGGAGGCTCTGAAAGCTATGGGATTGAAGGTTCTTCGCATTCAGCCGATTGGAGAGGCGAAGCATATTTTTTCTCATAGGGAATGGCATATGAAAGGATATGCGGTACGAGTGGATGAGCTGGAAAGTTCTTCTTCTGCTGCCGGAAAGGCGGGCTGGATATTTATCGATAAAAAGGAAGCGCAGGAAAATTATCCAATTCCTGCCGCTTATGCTGTTTATGCAAAATATCTGGATATTAAGTTGGGAGTTTAG
- a CDS encoding glycosyltransferase family 2 protein: MKLLTIAIPCYNSEGYMRKCVESLLTGGEDVEIIIVNDGSKDGTAQIAEEYEKRYPSIVRAVHKENGGHGSAVNTGIEHASGLFFKVVDSDDWVKEDAYREILDTLRELAGGEKSLDMLISNFVYEKEGEKRNKVMRYRHALPHNEMFTWSDIRYFRKGQYILMHSVIFRTKLLKDCGLKLPEHTFYVDNLFVFEPLPFVKNMFYLDVNFYRYYIGRDGQSVNETIMISRIDQQIKVNKIMVDYMAEHKAKIKANRKMKNYMINYLEIITTVSSILLIRGGSEEHLSKKKELWDYIHQKDKWLYRKLRYGILGNSMHLPGKGGRKISVEGYRICQRFFKFN; encoded by the coding sequence ATGAAGTTATTAACGATTGCGATCCCCTGCTATAATTCTGAGGGATACATGAGAAAGTGTGTGGAATCACTGTTAACCGGTGGTGAAGATGTGGAGATCATCATTGTAAATGATGGTTCTAAGGATGGAACAGCACAAATTGCGGAGGAATATGAGAAGAGATACCCATCTATCGTACGTGCGGTACACAAGGAAAACGGCGGCCATGGCTCTGCTGTAAATACGGGTATCGAACATGCTTCCGGCCTTTTTTTCAAGGTGGTAGACAGCGATGATTGGGTGAAAGAGGATGCTTATCGGGAGATTCTGGATACTCTACGTGAACTTGCCGGAGGTGAAAAGTCGCTGGATATGCTTATCAGCAACTTTGTTTATGAAAAAGAGGGTGAGAAGAGAAATAAAGTGATGCGTTATCGCCACGCACTCCCGCACAATGAGATGTTTACATGGAGCGATATCCGATATTTCCGTAAAGGACAGTATATCCTAATGCATTCGGTCATCTTCAGGACGAAGCTGCTCAAAGACTGTGGACTGAAGCTTCCTGAACATACCTTCTATGTGGATAACCTATTTGTGTTCGAGCCTCTTCCCTTTGTGAAGAATATGTTTTATCTGGATGTAAATTTCTATCGTTATTATATAGGTAGGGATGGACAGTCAGTCAATGAGACGATTATGATATCCAGAATCGACCAACAGATTAAAGTGAATAAGATCATGGTCGATTATATGGCGGAGCATAAAGCGAAGATTAAAGCGAACCGCAAGATGAAGAATTATATGATTAACTATTTGGAAATTATAACGACTGTTTCTTCCATACTTCTTATCCGGGGCGGCAGCGAGGAACATCTATCGAAGAAAAAAGAGTTATGGGATTATATTCACCAGAAAGATAAATGGTTGTATCGTAAACTACGATATGGTATTTTAGGAAATTCTATGCATCTTCCGGGAAAAGGCGGAAGAAAGATATCGGTAGAAGGATACCGCATCTGTCAGCGTTTTTTCAAATTTAATTAG
- a CDS encoding phosphatase PAP2 family protein: MKNFYLKYKHAIPLLLYGIFYMSWFIYLERTITKNYRVIHVSLDDYIPFCELFVIPYFIWFLYASFVVLLFFFKNKEDYARVCVFYFTGMTIFLIISALFPNGHHLRPTVMPRDNIFTHLTAYLYSTDTSTNLWPSIHVYNSLGAHFAIAKNPYLSNKKWVVRSSLVICTSIILSTMLIKQHSVFDVVTAFILAAVMYGVVYKYDIVTAYKERALARKKTAPQAN, encoded by the coding sequence ATGAAAAACTTTTATTTAAAATACAAACACGCAATACCTCTTCTCCTTTACGGAATTTTTTATATGTCATGGTTTATATATCTGGAGCGAACGATCACCAAGAACTATCGGGTGATTCATGTGTCTTTGGATGATTATATTCCTTTTTGTGAATTATTTGTCATCCCTTACTTTATCTGGTTCCTATATGCATCCTTCGTGGTACTTCTCTTCTTTTTCAAAAACAAAGAAGATTACGCCAGAGTATGTGTGTTCTACTTTACAGGTATGACTATTTTCCTTATTATATCCGCGCTCTTTCCTAACGGCCATCATCTGCGCCCGACTGTTATGCCCAGAGATAATATTTTCACTCATTTAACGGCATATCTATATAGCACGGATACCTCTACCAATTTGTGGCCCAGCATTCATGTATATAACTCCCTGGGCGCACACTTTGCCATTGCGAAGAATCCCTATCTTTCCAATAAGAAATGGGTGGTACGCAGCTCCTTGGTTATATGTACTTCGATTATACTTTCCACTATGCTTATCAAGCAGCATTCCGTGTTCGATGTGGTTACCGCATTTATTCTCGCCGCTGTCATGTACGGCGTCGTATATAAATATGACATTGTTACTGCTTATAAAGAAAGAGCACTTGCGCGAAAAAAGACAGCACCTCAGGCCAATTAG
- a CDS encoding diacylglycerol/lipid kinase family protein, which translates to MYYVIVNPASKSGRGRQIWIKLERIFEDNNIPYKVVFSKEAGHVERVVSKLTAPLAEDPDAAPIKLIILGGDGTMNEALQGIHDFDRIWLGYIPTGSSNDLARDLQLPKEPETILSSILEGKIVRTMDFGTLIYDNGPGERSALSTEPVADTRHFCVSSGIGFDAAVCENALSSSFKSTLNKFGLGKLIYLSIALKQLINAQYNPCDIYLDNSTEPIHFDRFLFTSFMIHKYEGGGFKFCPTADATDGMLDLCVIGNIPKWLIPFALPTAYYGKHYIFPQLKHYRATKARIITSSPLWVHTDGEVYAKADSLTITCTSQKVNMMM; encoded by the coding sequence ATGTACTATGTAATTGTGAATCCCGCCTCCAAATCCGGACGCGGACGTCAGATATGGATAAAGTTGGAGCGGATATTTGAGGATAACAATATCCCATACAAAGTTGTTTTTTCCAAAGAAGCAGGACATGTTGAACGAGTTGTGTCAAAACTGACTGCCCCTCTTGCCGAAGATCCGGACGCTGCCCCCATTAAGCTAATTATACTCGGGGGTGACGGTACGATGAATGAGGCGCTGCAGGGCATACATGATTTCGACCGCATATGGCTCGGTTATATCCCTACCGGTTCAAGCAACGACCTGGCCAGGGATTTACAACTCCCCAAGGAACCGGAAACCATTCTTTCTTCTATTTTAGAAGGAAAGATTGTTCGCACTATGGACTTCGGGACTCTTATCTACGATAACGGACCGGGAGAACGTTCCGCACTTTCCACTGAGCCGGTCGCAGATACACGCCACTTCTGTGTAAGCAGCGGTATCGGTTTCGATGCTGCCGTATGCGAGAATGCGCTTTCCTCCAGTTTCAAAAGTACCTTAAATAAATTCGGACTCGGAAAGCTGATCTACTTGAGCATCGCTTTAAAACAACTGATTAATGCTCAGTATAATCCTTGTGATATCTATCTGGACAATTCCACGGAACCGATTCATTTTGACCGATTCCTATTTACTTCCTTTATGATTCATAAGTATGAGGGCGGCGGTTTTAAATTCTGCCCGACGGCCGATGCTACCGACGGAATGCTCGATTTATGTGTTATTGGCAATATTCCAAAATGGCTGATTCCCTTCGCTCTTCCTACAGCTTATTATGGAAAACATTATATCTTCCCGCAGCTTAAGCACTATAGAGCAACCAAGGCAAGGATTATCACATCCTCCCCGTTATGGGTACATACGGACGGCGAAGTATATGCGAAAGCCGATAGCCTTACCATTACTTGTACCTCACAGAAAGTTAATATGATGATGTAA
- the glyA gene encoding serine hydroxymethyltransferase — MYSLEEVKKVDPEIAQAIVDEQNRQNTHIELIASENWVSEAVMAAMGSPLTNKYAEGYPGKRYYGGCDCVDVVENLAIERAKELFGCDYANVQPHSGAQANLAVQFAICEPGDTIMGMNLAHGGHLTHGSPVNISGKYFNIVPYGVNDEGFIDYDKLREIALEAKPKMIIAGASAYARSIDFKKFREVADEVGAVFMVDMAHIAGLVAAGLHPDPMPYADVVTTTTHKTLRGPRGGLILANQEAADKYNFNKAIFPGIQGGPLMHVIAAKAVCFKEALTEEFKIYQKGVIDNAQALCKGLLDRGIQIVSGGTDNHLMLVDLTNFDLTGKAVEKLLDEAHITANKNTIPNDPKSPFVTSGIRLGTPAITSRGMNADDMDEIAEAIALVIKGGEEKIPEARTIVQKLTEKYPLI; from the coding sequence ATGTATTCATTGGAAGAAGTAAAAAAAGTTGATCCTGAAATCGCTCAGGCGATTGTGGACGAGCAGAACAGACAGAATACCCATATTGAGCTGATTGCATCGGAGAACTGGGTGAGCGAAGCGGTTATGGCAGCAATGGGAAGCCCCCTTACCAATAAATATGCGGAAGGATATCCGGGAAAGAGATATTACGGCGGTTGTGATTGTGTGGACGTGGTAGAGAATCTGGCGATCGAAAGAGCAAAAGAGTTGTTTGGCTGCGACTATGCCAACGTACAGCCTCACTCAGGTGCTCAGGCGAATCTTGCGGTTCAGTTTGCGATCTGTGAGCCGGGAGATACGATTATGGGTATGAACCTTGCCCATGGCGGCCACCTGACACACGGAAGCCCGGTAAATATTTCCGGTAAATATTTCAATATTGTTCCGTACGGAGTAAATGACGAAGGTTTTATCGATTATGATAAATTAAGAGAAATCGCATTGGAGGCAAAACCTAAGATGATTATAGCAGGTGCTTCCGCTTATGCGAGATCCATCGATTTTAAGAAATTCAGAGAAGTAGCGGATGAAGTGGGTGCTGTATTCATGGTAGATATGGCGCATATCGCCGGACTTGTTGCAGCGGGACTGCATCCGGACCCTATGCCCTATGCCGATGTAGTAACGACGACCACACATAAGACACTGAGAGGTCCCAGAGGCGGTTTGATTCTTGCGAATCAAGAAGCGGCCGATAAATACAATTTCAACAAAGCGATATTCCCGGGAATCCAGGGCGGACCTTTGATGCATGTGATTGCAGCTAAGGCAGTCTGCTTCAAGGAAGCGCTTACCGAAGAGTTTAAGATCTATCAGAAAGGTGTTATAGATAATGCACAAGCACTCTGCAAAGGTCTGTTGGACAGAGGAATCCAGATTGTGTCGGGCGGTACGGACAATCATTTGATGTTGGTAGATCTTACGAATTTCGATTTGACAGGAAAAGCGGTGGAGAAGTTGCTTGATGAAGCACATATTACTGCCAATAAGAACACAATTCCCAACGATCCTAAGTCTCCCTTCGTAACAAGCGGTATTAGGCTGGGAACGCCGGCGATAACATCACGCGGTATGAATGCTGACGATATGGATGAGATTGCAGAAGCGATCGCACTGGTAATTAAGGGTGGTGAGGAGAAGATTCCGGAAGCGAGAACGATTGTTCAGAAGTTGACGGAAAAATATCCTTTAATCTAG
- a CDS encoding helix-turn-helix domain-containing protein: protein MYEDFVPERLAQLRTQKGVSARDMSLSLGQADNYINNIENKKSFPSMKAFFYICEYLKVTPQEFFEMDNRYPGRLNELMERAKMLSDKALEHITGIIDEINNKK from the coding sequence ATGTACGAAGATTTTGTCCCGGAAAGATTGGCACAGCTACGCACACAAAAGGGCGTGTCAGCACGTGATATGTCTTTATCACTGGGACAGGCCGATAATTATATTAACAACATTGAAAACAAAAAGTCCTTTCCATCCATGAAAGCGTTTTTTTACATATGTGAATATCTGAAGGTAACGCCACAAGAGTTTTTTGAGATGGATAACCGTTACCCAGGACGATTAAACGAACTCATGGAACGGGCGAAAATGTTGAGTGATAAGGCGCTGGAGCATATCACCGGGATTATAGATGAAATCAATAACAAAAAATAA